From one Mya arenaria isolate MELC-2E11 chromosome 4, ASM2691426v1 genomic stretch:
- the LOC128230045 gene encoding LOW QUALITY PROTEIN: ubiquitin-protein ligase E3B-like (The sequence of the model RefSeq protein was modified relative to this genomic sequence to represent the inferred CDS: substituted 1 base at 1 genomic stop codon) has protein sequence MCKCGFVHYAIQCLTLLITNRVFKRSLDLLTNEQSTRIIFNSLEGNYDLCLLANMIHLGYSELEGLVENTTSFMTVPMRLLDKCKHYVQNKRSNLTHWHPVLGWFSQNTDHGLHEAMPFVVKQLQILWCNKMIRLLFLELIEYVDHARSVELARNTGKEKGIIKKALDKASSRNAVSKVRVDSGICVATCLPCVLYQSAITTLSQLRLDIISGLSYHEILLRYLWRFLSDLGPVCGLKVFLDLLTSAPDSTIHPVFSMLTLFCETAANYICTLDQIEMFEQQKMFTVDDYIRMSEFLNLFVFRTIWGGLISLSSAVTSELFISAQALLMILYERDSRHRFTQPNHWLIKDIKPSSFLAELERGKKTAQYIMQKIPHIIPFSERVKIFRRYVQKERETLGLCESASATPQSTLITVHRSRIVEDGYRQLAQQPARSMKGLIRVRFINEQGLDEAGIDQDGVFKEFLEETINRVFDPSLNLFKVTSEQKLFPSSTSYIQENHLHLFEFVGKMLAKAVYEGIIVXVPFAPFFLTQILGHGTSSTYSSLDELPSLDPDLAKNLSYTKHYDGDISDLDLTFCYDEDIMGRVETHELVPGGKAIPVTNDNKIRYVHLMAHFRMYRQIREQTLAFIRGFKSLVNAEWLNMFSSPELQKLMSGDTADMDISDLRKHTQYYGGYHNNHKVINWLWDVLEKDFNPKDRAAFLKFVTSCSKSPLLGFAHLEPPFSIRCVEVSDDQDTGDTVGSVLKGFFNIRKREPVGRLPTSSTCFNLLKLPNYQKKATLREKLKYAIHSNTGFELS, from the exons ATGTGTAAGTGTGGGTTTGTGCATTACgccatccag tgcCTGACCCTACTGATAACAAACCGAGTATTCAAGAGGTCTCTGGATTTGTTGACCAATGAGCAGAGTACTCGTATTATCTTCAACTCCCTCGAAGGAAACTATGACTTATGTTTGCTGG CGAACATGATTCATCTTGGTTACTCCGAACTCGAAGGACTTGTAGAAAATACAACCAGTTTTATG acaGTGCCGATGCGTTTGCTGGACAAATGTAAGCACTATGTCCAGAACAAGAGGTCCAACCTAACCCACTGGCATCCGGTACTTGGATGGTTCTCCCAAAATACCGACCATGG GTTACATGAAGCAATGCCATTCGTTGTAAAGCAGCTGCAGATCCTGTGGTGTAACAAGATGATCCGGCTCCTCTTTCTCGAGCTGATTGAGTATGTGGACCATGCTCGATCAGTAGAACTTGCCAGGAACACTGGTAAAGAGAAAG GGATTATAAAGAAAGCCCTGGACAAGGCATCCTCGAGGAATGCTGTGTCCAAGGTGCGTGTGGACAGCGGGATCTGTGTAGCGACGTGCCTGCCATGTGTTCTCTACCAGTCTGCTATAACAACTCTCTCACAACTCAGGCTCGACATCATCAGTG GTCTGAGCTACCATGAGATCCTGCTGCGGTACTTGTGGCGGTTCCTGAGTGACCTTGGCCCTGTGTGTGGCCTCAAGGTGTTCCTCGACCTCCTCACTTCCGCCCCAGACTCTACCATACACCCTGTATTCTCCATGCTAACACTCTTCTGTGAGACTGCAGCCAACTACATATG CACATTGGACCAGATAGAGATGTTTGAGCAGCAGAAGATGTTTACAGTGGATGATTACATCCGCATGTCAGAGTTCCTTAATCTGTTTGTCTTCAGGACCATATGGGGTGGTCTTATCT CGTTAAGCAGTGCGGTGACGAGCGAGTTGTTCATCAGTGCGCAAGCTCTCCTTATGATTCTTTACGAGAGGGATAGTCGCCACAGATTTACCCAACCCAACCACTGGCTTATTAA GGACATTAAGCCAAGCAGTTTTCTCGCTGAACTGGAAAGGGGAAAGAAGACCGCGCAGTATATAATGCAGAAAATCCCCCATATTATACCATTTTCAGAg CGTGTGAAGATATTCCGGAGGTATGTTCAGAAGGAGAGGGAGACACTTGGCCTGTGTGAGTCCGCTAGTGCCACGCCCCAGTCGACGCTCATCACAGTACACCGGAGCAGGATCGTAGAG GATGGTTATCGGCAGTTGGCCCAGCAGCCAGCACGAAGTATGAAAGGCCTGATTCGTGTCAGGTTCATTAACGAACAAGGTCTCGATGAGGCCGGGATTGACCAGGATGGGGTTTTTAAGGAATTTCTCGAGGAAACCATCAACAGAGTATTTGACCCCTCACTCAACCTTTTCAAA GTCACGAGCGAGCAGAAGCTGTTCCCCTCCTCGACTTCCTACATCCAGGAGAACCACCTCCACCTCTTTGAATTTGTTGGCAAAATGCTTGCAAAGGCTGTTTACGAG GGGATCATAGTGTAGGTTCCGTTTGCGCCGTTCTTCTTGACCCAGATCCTTGGGCATGGCACGAGCTCCACGTACAGCAGCCTGGATGAGCTGCCCTCTCTCGACCCTGACCTGGCTAAGAACTTGTCCTACACAAAG CATTATGATGGCGatatcagtgaccttgacctgactTTTTGTTATGATGAGGACATTATGGGCCGCGTGGAAACGCATGAACTTGTACCTGGAGGCAAGGCTATCCCTGTTACCAATGACAACAA GATTCGTTATGTACATCTGATGGCGCACTTTCGAATGTACCGGCAGATCCGAGAGCAGACCCTGGCCTTCATACGAGGCTTCAAGTCCCTCGTGAATGCCGAATGGCTTAACATGTTCTCTTCACCAGAACTCCAGAAACTCATGTCTGGGGATACAGCAGACATGGACATATCAGACCTCAG AAAACACACCCAGTACTATGGAGGCTACCACAATAACCACAAGGTGATTAACTGGCTCTGGGATGTATTGGAAAAAGATTTTAATCCCAAAGACCGAGCGGCCTTCTTAAAG TTTGTAACTAGCTGCTCCAAGTCACCTCTGCTGGGGTTTGCCCATCTAGAGCCCCCATTTTCCATCCGCTGTGTGGAAGTCAGTGATGATCAG GACACCGGGGACACAGTGGGAAGTGTTCTGAAGGGGTTTTTCAACATACGGAAACGTGAGCCGGTGGGTCGGCTCCCGACCTCCTCAACCTGCTTTAACCTTCTTAAATTACCCAACTACCAGAAAAAAGCTACCTTGAGGGAGAAACTCAAGTATGCAATCCACTCAAACACAGGATTTGAACTCTcgtga